ACTGAAAAATAACTTATTACTTGAACAAATAGAAACTGTTGCAAACCTTTGCGTGAAAACACTTAAAAATGGAAACAAAATACTTATTGCCGGAAATGGTGGAAGTGCTGCTGATTCCCAACACTTTGCAGCAGAACTAATTGGCAGGTTTTATCTTGATAGACCTGGGCTTGCAGCAATAGCATTAACAACTGATACATCAATCATCACCTCAATAGGTAATGATTTTGGTTACGATCAAATATTCAAGAAGCAAATAGAAGGACTGGGTAAAGCTGGGGATATCTTTTTTGCTA
This genomic window from Candidatus Margulisiibacteriota bacterium contains:
- a CDS encoding D-sedoheptulose 7-phosphate isomerase, with translation MIIMNKIILESFQDSIALKEKVLKNNLLLEQIETVANLCVKTLKNGNKILIAGNGGSAADSQHFAAELIGRFYLDRPGLAAIALTTDTSIITSIGNDFGYDQIFKKQIEGLGKAGDIFFAISTSGNSSNILEAIPVCTEKGISIIGLTGKDGGKMNKSCDINLCIPGNITPRIQECHSLIIHILCEIIEKEIFG